The Desertibacillus haloalkaliphilus region ACAGTATCAGCCATGTCACCCATCAGAGGCATTAACTGTCCATACAATAATGAAACAATTACAACAGCGGTTAAAGCTATAGACATCCATGTAGCTAAACTTTTATTCATGCATCACCACCTCCAAAGAATTAAATATAAGATTTAGATATTTGCACCGTTTAGAATGGTCACTACCATATTTACAACGACCATAATAAAATTAATAATGATTAAAAACGTCGCAATTTTAATTGGCATAGAGCCAAAATCAGTCATAAATTTCCGCTTCCTACGATAGTTTTCAATCTGTGAACGAGCAAATAAATCATTCATACCTCGCAATGCTTTGATAGCTGTTTCTCGTTCATTAGAATCTAATGTCTTTAATACCGATACAAGAGATTTCACTTCCGGTGTATCAACTTCTTTTGCAAAAGTATCTAATGCTTCTTCTGGACCTACATCCCCCCATTTAGCCAACAACTTTGTCATTGCTGGCCTAATCTCTTTGAAGTAAGGTTGCAAATGACGTATAACGTTGTACGTATTTACTCGAACATTGGTCATCATTTCAATCTCACCAATAAGAAGGTCGTGAAAGGTAAAGATTTCCGAATTCATCTTTGCCTTTCGGTATTCCTGTAATCGATTTAAACTAATGTTTAATAACGAAAAGGGAATATTGGGTGCACCTATAACAAAAATGAGTAACAATACGAGTAATGACATGGTTGAATACGTTTCCCCAATTAGCATTGGGATCAAATAATAATAGATCAGCAAAACAACCATAACTGCGATATAGGTGATCATATAGCGAGAAGCATTTAACTTAAATGGGTATCCAGCTCTTTTAAAACGTTCTTCTAACGAAGATTTATCAAGCGTTTCCTTTATAGACTTTTGCTTTTCAGTAAAGCTACGTTTTAATCGAATCCTGGTTTGGACCCGCTCTGCTTTATTCGTTAACCCAGAATAGACAAGAAAACCAGAGAAAATAGCAACTACTATACTCACACTATAAATCAGTATTGGTAAAACTTTGTATAACGTTGAAGCTTCCATACCATCTATCTCCTTAAATGTCATTCTTAGGGTTACGTAACAATAGAGCGATAAATACAGATAGAACCGTAAACGTCAGAGAAAGAGAAAAGGTAAGAGTGGATACTGATTCACCAAATTGTAACTGCACCCAATCCTGCGGGCCGCTGACATAATACCCTAACCCAATACTAGAAACAAAAATGATTGGAACAAAAAATCCATTAACAACGGAGTCAAGCGCCTCACTTTTTTCTTCTTCCAGCATCTTTTCTGTATTTTCCATTTGAGAACTTAAGTTAATCAATGCATTCATCACACGCTCATCGTACAAATAACCTTTTAGTATAATGTTTCCTAATCGTTTCGCCCAAGAATTTCCGGCTGTAAAGATAAAACGTTGAATACACCGACGTATGTCTTCTTCTCCCCTTGAGACTTGAATATCAGAAATTATTCGATAAAAGACGTGACGCAATGCCTTTTCATCAATTTGGTTACTCGTTGCAATGAGAGCTCGGTACATATCATAGTTACAAGCGTTGTAATTTTGGGTTAGCTGTTGAATAACCGTAAGAAGTTCATTCCCAACACTATTTCGAATGCCTTTTAGTTTTACTTGTAAAACAAGGTAAGGAATACTAGCTGCAAATAAACTTATTAAAATCGTCAAAATGATATCATTCATGTTCATGAATAAGAATACAAATGTCAGTACAAATAGGAATCCACTAATGAAGAAGAATGATAAAACCCCGTATGCTTTTTCACCTTTATCGTTTGACACTGTATCCACTAACAAATGAATGTGCTTGAGAAACGGAGATAACGATTCGAATGATTTTTTATCTTGAAATTTCGATCTAGATCTTCTTAATCTCTCACCATTTTTCCAATGGGACATTTTCACCCGCAAAGGAACTTCGATAAGCTTTTTAATAAGATAGAGATTTACAAGAACTAAAACAAGATAAAGTAAATAGTAGACTCCATGTTGCAAAACAAAAATTTTAAGCTCCGTCATACTAAAACACCTTGCTCTTCAATTTCGCGAATAGGTGCTTTCCTTTCACGCTCTTGAAGAAGTGAAAGAAAACGTATCGCATCTTCCTCATTTTCATCTGCCATTAGTTGCTGTAACCCTCTTGATATTTGAGAAGAATAATAGTATTTACCATCACGCTTGTTATACTTAATAATCGTATTTGTATCATAAGATCGGGTTCGCGGGTCCCATATAACCTCAGTTAACCCTGTCACACGTTTAGTCGTTCGATCACGGTCTGTTCCCATCGTGAGAATAAAATCAATATTTTGAGCAACACGCATTTCCTCGGTGTCCTGTCTACGAGTAGGAAATTCATCGAGTAAGTGACGTGTTAGCTGAGGAACAATTTGCTGTACATCCGTTAAGTGATAAGTGGACATCATCCCACGTTCCCCACGTTCACAGGCAATCATGGCTGCTTCAAGCTCTTTGGATCGTATCTCTCCAACAATTAAGTAATCATGTTCCATACGTAAAAGGCGAGGAATAGCTTGGTGTAAATCACCTTCAGACGCTTGGAGTTCATAGATCAATCTATCGGGCATATGCTTCCCAAGGGCTAATTCAAAATGTTTTTCTAAGCAGGCCACAACAAATCTAGGGTCACGCTCTGAAATTAACGTTTTCATAAAGGTTGATTTCGCACTACGTACACGACCAGCAACAATCATGTTGCACATAAGCCGAGCTAATAACCTATAAAGATCGACATCCTCATGAGGGATCGTATTGCGTTTCGCTTGTTCTTCTAAAGAAAAGTTTTTAACAATAAACCTACGAAAGATTACATAGGTCTCTTTTGAACGAGGATGAA contains the following coding sequences:
- a CDS encoding ATPase, T2SS/T4P/T4SS family; its protein translation is MTNSLKEKEIELLEQEHPFDPTSWLSEEFERKGINEKKITNTFERKKKFDEICSIIKGDLTDLIERESDNEKKNEWLERQHDAIIGDPNAMSYFINKIKETLQKRNITSVDYPEFYNSLEEAIFHEVWGKSVLAKWENRYQDSEACVIRGTELWIDINGHFERKGEFENEDKVKKIIEAFKMRDENAVLNHQQPELETEKEDGSRITMIIHPRSKETYVIFRRFIVKNFSLEEQAKRNTIPHEDVDLYRLLARLMCNMIVAGRVRSAKSTFMKTLISERDPRFVVACLEKHFELALGKHMPDRLIYELQASEGDLHQAIPRLLRMEHDYLIVGEIRSKELEAAMIACERGERGMMSTYHLTDVQQIVPQLTRHLLDEFPTRRQDTEEMRVAQNIDFILTMGTDRDRTTKRVTGLTEVIWDPRTRSYDTNTIIKYNKRDGKYYYSSQISRGLQQLMADENEEDAIRFLSLLQERERKAPIREIEEQGVLV